The following are from one region of the Gloeomargarita lithophora Alchichica-D10 genome:
- a CDS encoding glycosyltransferase family 4 protein produces MKILHINQSDLAGGGAIAAYRLHQGLRKQGLASKLLVGQVTQSDPLVALTPIIPFRKKLKNLADILGLNYVTQWGTQAINQHPFYQEADILNFHNLHGGYFNYLFIPQLTRHKPTIYTLHDMWSFTGHCSYSFGCQRWQKGCGKCPYPNTYPAIKRDSTALEWKLKNWVYHQTHLTIVTPSQWLMNQVKLSMLNHLDICHIPNGVNLDIYHPLDQQICRYFLGISHKKYVLLTSSINFHDPRKGSDLLIQALNLLPNAIRKETILLAMGVAGNVLEKAVDMAVYSLGYIHLDQLKAGVFAAADVFVLPTRADNLPLVLQEAMACGTPLVSFAVGGVPELVRPGVTGRLAEPENPQSLAHQIEQILVNREYRQQMAQKCREIARQEYDLSQQVQHYKQLYQQVQNPLPPKLQSDTAIAIPPD; encoded by the coding sequence ATGAAGATTTTACATATCAATCAATCGGATTTAGCCGGGGGTGGTGCCATTGCTGCCTATCGTTTACACCAGGGTTTACGGAAACAAGGGCTTGCCTCCAAACTTTTAGTGGGTCAGGTGACTCAATCCGACCCGTTGGTTGCCCTCACACCCATCATACCCTTTCGCAAAAAACTCAAAAATCTGGCGGATATTTTGGGCTTAAATTATGTCACCCAATGGGGCACTCAAGCGATAAACCAACACCCTTTTTATCAAGAAGCAGATATTTTGAATTTCCATAACCTGCATGGGGGTTATTTTAATTATCTATTCATTCCCCAATTAACCCGCCATAAACCGACCATTTATACCCTCCATGATATGTGGAGTTTTACGGGGCACTGTAGCTATAGTTTTGGCTGTCAACGTTGGCAAAAAGGCTGTGGAAAATGCCCTTATCCTAATACTTATCCGGCGATTAAAAGAGATAGTACCGCCCTTGAATGGAAGTTAAAAAATTGGGTTTATCACCAAACGCATCTCACCATTGTTACGCCAAGTCAATGGTTGATGAATCAAGTCAAATTAAGTATGTTAAATCATTTGGATATTTGCCATATACCCAATGGAGTAAACCTTGATATTTATCATCCCCTAGACCAGCAAATTTGTCGTTATTTTTTAGGAATTAGCCATAAAAAATATGTTTTACTCACTTCATCAATCAATTTCCATGACCCCAGAAAAGGTAGTGACTTACTGATTCAAGCATTGAATTTATTGCCCAATGCCATTAGAAAAGAAACTATTTTGCTGGCGATGGGAGTGGCGGGAAATGTCTTAGAAAAAGCGGTGGATATGGCGGTTTATTCCTTGGGATATATTCACTTAGACCAACTAAAAGCGGGTGTTTTTGCCGCCGCTGATGTGTTTGTTCTGCCGACGCGAGCGGATAATTTGCCCCTGGTGCTTCAAGAGGCGATGGCCTGTGGGACACCCCTGGTGTCTTTTGCGGTGGGGGGGGTGCCGGAACTGGTGCGACCGGGAGTCACCGGCAGGTTAGCTGAACCGGAAAACCCCCAGAGTTTAGCGCATCAAATCGAGCAGATATTGGTCAACAGGGAATATCGTCAGCAAATGGCGCAAAAATGCCGAGAAATTGCCCGACAGGAATACGATTTATCCCAACAAGTTCAACACTACAAACAACTTTATCAGCAGGTGCAAAACCCATTGCCGCCGAAATTACAATCAGACACCGCCATAGCAATCCCACCCGATTGA
- a CDS encoding ABC transporter permease subunit, with protein MNFIRTWAVSKHVFLELLRERLLYLAGLYAIGLVAGGALITEVAAATENKIITDFGLAMMLIFGLIIVIFTTPNLLAREVEKRTIFIVIAKPISRLELVVGKHLGLLGALALLVLVMSGLYLGYLAILKISYPLVPVLTTIGFMLIEFALLTAAALLFSIFTSPLIAIFLTLATFFIGHLSSDVVTLGRVIRNPQLLALLKGFFLVVPDLSRLDLKNTAVYGLLPDPGVLVASAAYGILYTVFLLALTVFIFARREF; from the coding sequence ATGAATTTCATTCGGACTTGGGCGGTCAGCAAACACGTCTTTTTAGAACTTCTGCGGGAGCGATTGCTCTATTTGGCCGGATTGTACGCCATTGGCTTGGTGGCGGGGGGGGCATTAATTACCGAAGTGGCGGCGGCGACGGAAAATAAAATCATCACCGATTTTGGCCTGGCCATGATGCTGATTTTTGGGTTGATCATTGTGATTTTTACCACCCCGAATTTATTGGCACGGGAAGTGGAAAAACGCACCATTTTTATTGTCATTGCCAAACCGATTAGTCGCTTGGAATTGGTCGTTGGCAAACACTTGGGTTTGTTGGGGGCTTTGGCTCTGCTGGTGTTGGTCATGTCGGGATTGTACCTGGGTTATTTAGCGATTCTCAAAATTTCTTACCCGCTGGTGCCGGTTTTAACCACCATTGGATTTATGCTGATTGAATTTGCGTTGCTCACGGCGGCGGCGTTGTTGTTTAGTATTTTTACAAGTCCCTTGATTGCTATTTTTTTAACCCTAGCCACCTTTTTTATTGGTCATTTGAGTTCCGATGTGGTCACCTTGGGGCGGGTGATTCGCAATCCGCAGTTATTGGCACTACTAAAGGGCTTTTTCTTGGTGGTGCCGGATTTATCTCGATTAGACCTGAAAAACACGGCGGTTTATGGCTTGCTACCCGATCCTGGGGTATTGGTAGCTAGTGCTGCTTATGGCATTTTATACACGGTATTTTTGTTAGCATTAACCGTGTTTATTTTTGCTCGCAGGGAGTTTTAA